From Sulfitobacter mediterraneus, a single genomic window includes:
- a CDS encoding GlxA family transcriptional regulator: MAASAPLRQHRRDLVPAGAFTYPVRHVQPTRWFGFLLLPEFTLLAFSAALDPLRIANQLSQKPLYGWVVMSEDGQPVVSSSGVDVGVHAPLPDLDEDLHLFVCSGNRGPEVASDAVLSALRRHARFGGAVGGICTGAATLARAGLLKDRQFTLHWENQPGFAEAFPDLTPTLRRFETDGGVLTCGGGAASTEMMISLIAQDYGEDFAIAVSDMCLNTADLAPAREQRSSIAKAISSRNPKVLEVMRSMYQNIEHPLSLEELAERAHVSRRQIERQFKTLLGESPAATYRNIRLDRARALLMETDLSVMQVAMASGFNSDAVFSRHFRARFGETPYGTRRKKRAD, encoded by the coding sequence ATGGCCGCTTCCGCCCCTCTGCGCCAGCATCGGCGTGATCTGGTGCCCGCTGGTGCGTTCACCTATCCGGTGCGGCATGTGCAGCCGACCCGCTGGTTCGGCTTTCTGCTGTTGCCCGAATTTACCCTGCTGGCCTTTAGCGCCGCGCTTGATCCGCTGCGCATTGCCAATCAACTGTCGCAAAAGCCGCTCTATGGCTGGGTGGTTATGTCCGAAGATGGCCAGCCTGTTGTGTCGTCCTCCGGCGTGGATGTGGGCGTGCATGCGCCACTGCCCGATCTTGATGAGGATCTGCACCTGTTTGTCTGTTCCGGCAATCGCGGGCCAGAGGTCGCCAGTGATGCGGTTCTGTCTGCCCTGCGCCGTCATGCGCGGTTTGGCGGTGCGGTGGGCGGCATTTGCACGGGCGCCGCAACCCTCGCGCGGGCCGGATTGCTGAAGGACCGGCAATTCACCCTGCATTGGGAAAACCAGCCCGGATTTGCCGAAGCCTTTCCAGATCTGACACCAACCCTGCGCCGCTTTGAAACCGATGGCGGGGTGCTGACCTGCGGCGGCGGCGCGGCTTCGACCGAAATGATGATCTCGCTGATTGCTCAGGATTATGGCGAGGACTTTGCCATTGCTGTCTCTGACATGTGCCTCAACACCGCCGATCTGGCCCCTGCCCGTGAACAGCGATCGTCGATTGCCAAGGCGATCTCGTCGCGCAATCCCAAAGTGCTGGAGGTGATGCGGTCGATGTACCAGAACATCGAACATCCCCTTTCGCTTGAGGAACTGGCCGAGCGTGCCCATGTCTCGCGCCGGCAAATCGAACGGCAGTTCAAGACCCTGCTGGGGGAATCCCCCGCCGCGACCTACCGCAATATCCGGCTGGACCGGGCGCGGGCCTTGCTGATGGAAACGGATCTGAGCGTGATGCAAGTGGCGATGGCCAGCGGGTTCAACTCCGACGCAGTGTTCTCGCGGCATTTCCGGGCGCGGTTCGGCGAAACACCCTATGGCACCCGCCGCAAGAAACGCGCTGATTAA
- a CDS encoding ABC transporter ATP-binding protein, producing MLEVNNIHVAYGQVKTLYGVSLSAQPSEILCLLGRNGAGKTTIMKSIMGLLPVSEGSVTLEGEDLTNMPAHLIPRRGIGYIPQGRRLFPELTVAENIEIGLMTRKQGPDTRDWVLDLFPRLRERLGQAAGTLSGGEQQMLATARALCLRPKVLLLDEPTEGLQPSMIEQIRQVIVRMKAEGFAIVLVEQRVDAVLSIADKVAFIENGRDVETTSAADLEQNPEKLTRYLGV from the coding sequence ATGCTTGAGGTCAACAACATCCATGTGGCCTATGGGCAGGTCAAAACCCTTTACGGCGTGTCCCTGTCGGCGCAACCTTCGGAAATCCTGTGTCTGCTGGGGCGCAACGGGGCGGGCAAGACCACGATCATGAAATCCATCATGGGCCTGCTGCCCGTGTCCGAGGGCAGCGTGACGCTTGAGGGCGAAGACCTGACCAATATGCCCGCGCATCTGATCCCGCGCCGGGGCATCGGGTATATCCCGCAGGGCAGGCGGCTGTTCCCAGAATTGACAGTGGCGGAGAACATCGAGATCGGATTGATGACCCGCAAACAGGGGCCGGACACCCGCGATTGGGTTTTGGATCTGTTTCCGCGTCTGCGCGAACGGTTGGGGCAGGCGGCGGGCACGCTGTCGGGCGGAGAACAGCAAATGCTGGCGACTGCCCGTGCGCTATGCCTGCGGCCAAAGGTATTGCTGCTGGATGAGCCGACCGAGGGCTTGCAGCCCTCGATGATTGAACAGATCCGGCAGGTGATCGTGCGGATGAAGGCCGAAGGCTTTGCCATCGTTCTGGTGGAACAGAGGGTCGATGCGGTGCTGTCGATTGCGGACAAGGTGGCCTTTATCGAGAATGGCCGCGATGTGGAAACCACCAGTGCCGCCGATCTGGAGCAGAACCCGGAAAAGCTGACCCGGTATCTGGGGGTCTGA
- a CDS encoding ABC transporter ATP-binding protein has protein sequence MAAVSILETRGLTKAYGGVLANSDVNFKLAKGKVTALIGPNGAGKSTFVGMVSGRTEATSGQVFFEGQDISHLPAHKRMQLGLAYTFQITSIFPGLSVHENVALAARRKLGKDRKALEAKVQAVLTRVGIADRADQIAGDLSYGHQRILEIAMGLAQDPHVFILDEPTQGLADTEVDDFIKLVRSLAGETTILLIEHNMKVVMETADFITVLDQGMVLAEGTPGEIHANADVQAAYLGSTPHA, from the coding sequence ATGGCTGCCGTGAGCATTCTGGAAACCCGCGGCCTGACCAAGGCCTATGGCGGGGTGCTGGCCAACTCAGATGTGAATTTCAAACTGGCCAAGGGCAAGGTGACCGCGTTGATCGGGCCCAATGGCGCGGGCAAATCCACCTTTGTCGGCATGGTCAGCGGCCGGACAGAGGCGACCAGCGGTCAGGTGTTTTTTGAAGGCCAGGACATCAGCCATCTGCCCGCGCACAAACGGATGCAGCTGGGGCTGGCCTATACATTCCAGATCACCTCGATCTTTCCGGGGCTGAGCGTGCATGAAAACGTGGCCTTGGCCGCGCGGCGCAAACTGGGCAAAGACCGCAAGGCGTTGGAGGCCAAGGTGCAGGCGGTGCTGACCCGCGTCGGCATTGCGGACCGGGCCGACCAGATCGCCGGTGATCTCAGCTATGGCCACCAGCGCATTCTTGAGATTGCCATGGGGCTGGCGCAAGACCCGCATGTGTTCATTCTGGACGAGCCGACACAGGGTCTGGCGGACACCGAGGTGGATGATTTTATCAAGCTGGTGCGCTCGCTGGCCGGAGAAACCACAATCCTGCTGATTGAGCACAACATGAAGGTGGTCATGGAAACCGCGGATTTCATCACCGTTCTGGATCAAGGCATGGTGCTGGCCGAAGGCACACCCGGAGAGATCCACGCCAATGCCGATGTGCAGGCCGCCTATCTGGGGAGCACGCCGCATGCTTGA
- a CDS encoding branched-chain amino acid ABC transporter permease codes for MTSSRKSTLLHLGVLALLVVLFFVLPPYHAGNLSRIMVLAIYAMGYNLLFGYTGLLSLGHAMFFAAGMYGFGLTLNLGGWPVPLAFVAGVICAGALALVIGLLALRTAGVAFMIVTLMFAQTGYLVVLYFGTYTRGDEGFVIQQAQRMLGGIDLTSETGRYVTALILFAICFLGLARLVQTPFGRTLVAIRENEERTRMLGYDAGSHKLRALILSGAVSGVAGAAYALLFGYVGATFATVQYSIFPLLWVLLGGAGTTIGPLIGVFFMFYLIDTSSTYTNAYMLIAGVVLVLLTVFAPQGLAGELRKRVFKWLP; via the coding sequence ATGACATCATCGCGTAAATCGACCTTGCTGCACCTTGGAGTGCTGGCCCTTCTGGTGGTGCTGTTCTTTGTCCTGCCGCCCTATCATGCGGGCAACCTGTCGCGGATCATGGTGCTGGCGATCTATGCGATGGGGTATAACCTTTTGTTCGGTTACACCGGTTTGCTGAGCCTTGGGCACGCGATGTTCTTTGCGGCGGGCATGTATGGCTTTGGTCTGACGCTGAACCTTGGCGGATGGCCGGTGCCGCTTGCCTTTGTGGCGGGGGTTATCTGCGCCGGGGCGCTGGCGCTGGTGATCGGGTTGCTGGCGCTGCGCACGGCGGGTGTGGCCTTTATGATTGTGACGCTGATGTTTGCGCAAACCGGTTATCTGGTTGTTCTTTATTTCGGCACCTATACGCGCGGCGACGAAGGTTTTGTGATCCAGCAGGCGCAGCGGATGTTGGGCGGGATCGACCTGACCAGCGAGACCGGGCGTTATGTGACCGCGCTGATCCTGTTTGCCATCTGTTTTCTGGGGCTGGCGCGGCTGGTGCAGACCCCCTTTGGCCGCACGTTGGTGGCGATCCGCGAGAACGAGGAACGCACCCGAATGCTGGGCTATGACGCGGGCAGTCACAAATTGCGGGCGCTGATCCTTTCGGGGGCGGTGTCCGGTGTGGCAGGGGCGGCCTATGCTTTGCTGTTCGGCTATGTCGGGGCGACCTTCGCCACCGTGCAATATTCGATCTTTCCGCTGCTTTGGGTCTTGCTGGGCGGGGCGGGCACAACAATCGGGCCGCTGATTGGGGTCTTTTTCATGTTCTATCTGATCGACACCTCCAGCACCTACACCAACGCCTATATGCTGATCGCGGGTGTGGTACTGGTGCTGCTGACGGTGTTCGCGCCGCAGGGTCTGGCGGGTGAATTGCGCAAGAGGGTTTTCAAATGGCTGCCGTGA
- a CDS encoding MFS transporter, protein MVRSLLPLSALLLGSAFLLFAGGLNGLILPIRGEAEGFSAASLGLLGTGWAIGYVAGCLRTPALVARVGHIRAFGAMCALAAIAVLLSLILISPMVWIPVRALSGFCFAGAAMIVESWLNERADAASRGRVFGIYTMVNLAATTAGQMVLTLGDARGYLFFVVAAMVYCLALLPTAIFATSTPKPLTSVSLNLRGLWHNSPIAFFAVLMVGISNASFGTLAAVYAARIGLTLSDVALFASVPILAGAAAQIPVGFASDRFDRRIILVVIAALALLADLLFMFGGFTDPASVRVLAALFGATVYAMYPIIVAHANDHAAPGTFIQVSGGLLLVYGIGSIAGPTLAGLAMTSFGASSLFAVTATAHICLILFALLRLRTRAAVAHKDKGVFQASPLARVSTPETAAFAADAAELQADRDQSKEGASGLE, encoded by the coding sequence ATGGTAAGAAGCCTACTGCCACTGTCGGCGCTTTTGCTGGGATCCGCTTTTCTGCTGTTCGCAGGCGGGTTGAACGGTCTCATCTTGCCGATCCGCGGAGAGGCGGAAGGTTTCTCCGCTGCTTCGCTGGGCTTGCTCGGCACCGGTTGGGCCATTGGATATGTGGCGGGCTGTTTGCGCACACCGGCGCTGGTGGCGCGGGTTGGGCACATTCGGGCCTTTGGCGCGATGTGTGCGCTGGCCGCGATAGCTGTCCTGCTGTCTTTGATTTTGATCTCGCCGATGGTCTGGATACCGGTGCGGGCGCTCTCTGGCTTTTGCTTTGCCGGGGCCGCGATGATCGTCGAAAGCTGGCTGAATGAGCGGGCCGATGCGGCCTCGCGCGGGCGGGTGTTCGGCATCTACACCATGGTAAACCTGGCCGCGACAACCGCGGGCCAGATGGTGCTGACCCTTGGGGATGCCCGCGGTTATCTGTTCTTTGTGGTTGCTGCGATGGTCTATTGCCTGGCGCTTTTGCCCACCGCGATCTTTGCGACATCGACCCCCAAACCATTGACCAGCGTGTCGTTGAACCTGCGCGGGCTCTGGCACAATTCGCCCATCGCCTTTTTTGCGGTTCTGATGGTGGGCATATCCAATGCCTCCTTTGGCACGCTGGCAGCCGTCTATGCCGCACGGATTGGCCTGACCCTGAGTGATGTTGCGCTTTTTGCCTCTGTGCCGATCCTTGCGGGCGCGGCGGCGCAAATCCCTGTCGGGTTCGCCTCGGACCGCTTTGACCGGCGCATCATCCTTGTGGTGATTGCGGCCCTGGCCCTGCTGGCGGATCTGCTGTTCATGTTTGGCGGTTTTACCGATCCGGCCAGCGTGCGGGTGCTTGCCGCGCTGTTTGGCGCCACGGTCTATGCGATGTATCCGATCATCGTGGCCCACGCCAATGACCATGCCGCCCCCGGCACGTTTATTCAGGTCAGTGGCGGCTTGCTGTTGGTCTATGGCATCGGGTCCATTGCGGGGCCAACGCTGGCGGGTCTGGCGATGACCAGCTTTGGCGCGTCCAGCCTGTTTGCGGTGACGGCCACTGCGCATATCTGTTTGATCCTTTTTGCCCTGCTGCGTTTGCGGACACGGGCCGCTGTGGCGCACAAGGACAAAGGCGTGTTTCAGGCGTCACCTCTGGCGCGGGTCTCCACTCCTGAAACCGCCGCCTTTGCCGCAGATGCGGCAGAGCTTCAGGCAGACCGCGATCAGAGCAAGGAAGGCGCATCGGGTTTGGAATAG
- a CDS encoding ABC transporter substrate-binding protein, whose product MSDGNFKSSKLSRRSTLLGLGASAGALATAGALPGTLGFAQAQSSAPIKIGFQKHATGIGAAYGRWYGATTDAAVKRINDNGGINGRPVEIVVEDDGTDPKRGAEVLEKFATQHECDIAFGTLFSHVVIGSAPRAGELKLPYFVVSEGHHVASGMLNRYTLQPGITDVKSQVQSMAPFVAGNLGKKVTMIFPDFAFGHDHRDFFSAAIEAQGGEVVAKIAIPPTETSFTRYFPSIPRETEVIYHVMVGPAVLTFVKELGEFFGPSRPEIFGFIDSLEAVNINSPGLEFLEGTYFWEGMPRHAQADQTSHDKAYRAAVGVDDRGASLSDGKDVSTFAHMFGCWETLNIIKAGMEASDYQGPADRAKLIEAVEAMTDMPESDDHPQGPKQFNGKTHQVFGQQYISKVTDGKLVRAHTASIEDGMYEDEVDYTAQSF is encoded by the coding sequence ATGTCGGACGGGAATTTCAAGTCTTCGAAGTTAAGCCGCAGGTCCACTTTGTTGGGCCTTGGTGCCAGCGCGGGCGCATTGGCCACGGCGGGCGCATTGCCGGGCACATTGGGGTTTGCCCAGGCGCAAAGTTCCGCGCCGATTAAAATTGGGTTTCAGAAACATGCCACGGGCATCGGCGCTGCCTATGGGCGTTGGTATGGCGCAACCACGGATGCGGCGGTCAAGCGGATCAACGACAATGGCGGCATCAATGGCCGTCCGGTAGAGATCGTGGTTGAGGATGATGGCACCGACCCCAAACGCGGCGCAGAGGTGCTTGAGAAATTTGCGACGCAGCATGAATGCGACATCGCCTTTGGCACGCTGTTCAGCCATGTGGTGATCGGATCGGCCCCGCGTGCGGGCGAGTTGAAGCTGCCCTATTTCGTGGTGTCCGAAGGCCATCACGTCGCCAGTGGTATGCTGAACCGCTATACTCTGCAGCCCGGCATCACCGATGTAAAAAGCCAGGTGCAGTCGATGGCACCTTTTGTGGCTGGCAACCTCGGCAAGAAGGTCACGATGATCTTCCCTGACTTTGCCTTTGGCCATGATCACCGCGATTTCTTTTCCGCCGCGATTGAGGCGCAGGGCGGTGAGGTGGTCGCCAAGATCGCGATCCCGCCGACCGAGACATCTTTTACCCGTTATTTCCCGTCGATCCCGCGTGAGACCGAGGTGATCTATCATGTGATGGTTGGCCCTGCGGTTCTGACCTTTGTGAAGGAACTGGGCGAATTTTTCGGCCCAAGCCGGCCCGAGATCTTTGGCTTTATCGACAGCCTTGAGGCGGTCAACATCAACAGCCCCGGATTAGAGTTTCTCGAAGGGACATACTTCTGGGAGGGGATGCCGCGCCACGCGCAGGCCGATCAGACCTCGCATGACAAGGCGTATCGCGCTGCGGTGGGTGTCGATGATCGGGGTGCGTCGCTTTCGGATGGCAAGGACGTGTCGACCTTTGCCCATATGTTCGGCTGTTGGGAAACGCTCAACATCATCAAGGCAGGCATGGAAGCGTCCGATTATCAGGGACCGGCGGACCGGGCCAAGCTGATCGAAGCGGTTGAGGCCATGACAGACATGCCGGAAAGTGATGACCATCCGCAGGGGCCGAAGCAGTTCAACGGCAAGACCCATCAGGTCTTTGGTCAGCAGTACATTTCCAAGGTCACAGATGGCAAACTCGTGCGGGCGCATACCGCGTCGATCGAGGATGGCATGTATGAAGATGAGGTCGATTACACCGCGCAGTCCTTCTAA
- a CDS encoding branched-chain amino acid ABC transporter permease, whose amino-acid sequence MEFGPHLMLASLEGAVIAAILSLTAMGLSIVFGVMRVVNVAHGEFFMLGAVLAWYVTSALGGHPALGFVAALLIVPVLVAAIAATADRLILKRIDYDADRTIVGTIGILYIIQQTTLMTFGPDARPVEAPFNTRLSLPWFEFGENGFAMFWPWGLSTTSYKLFVIAAAVVILLGLWMVITRTKIGLVMRATQQDSEMAQAFGVPVGTVYSLVFGLGAGLAALGAVLVVPIQQAHYLMGHDPLLLSFIVVIIGGLGSLPGTIVAAILIGMSDGIISVFFSPTIAKIIATLLVAMVLVFRPQGLLGKTAP is encoded by the coding sequence ATGGAATTTGGTCCTCACCTGATGCTCGCCTCCCTAGAGGGGGCGGTCATCGCGGCGATCCTGTCATTGACGGCGATGGGGTTGAGCATCGTGTTCGGTGTGATGCGTGTGGTCAACGTGGCGCATGGCGAATTTTTCATGCTGGGCGCGGTCTTGGCGTGGTACGTGACATCGGCGCTTGGCGGTCATCCGGCGCTGGGGTTTGTTGCGGCGCTTTTGATTGTGCCGGTTCTTGTGGCAGCGATTGCAGCGACGGCGGACCGGTTAATCCTCAAGCGGATCGATTATGATGCGGACCGGACCATCGTCGGCACCATCGGTATCTTGTATATCATCCAGCAAACCACGCTGATGACATTTGGCCCGGACGCCCGCCCGGTGGAGGCGCCTTTCAACACGCGCCTGTCGCTGCCTTGGTTCGAATTTGGCGAGAATGGTTTTGCGATGTTCTGGCCCTGGGGGCTGAGCACCACCAGCTACAAGCTGTTTGTGATTGCGGCGGCGGTGGTGATCCTGCTGGGTCTGTGGATGGTGATCACCCGCACCAAGATTGGTCTGGTGATGCGCGCCACCCAGCAAGACAGCGAAATGGCGCAGGCCTTTGGCGTTCCGGTGGGCACGGTCTATTCGCTGGTGTTTGGTCTGGGCGCGGGGCTGGCCGCATTGGGCGCGGTTCTGGTCGTGCCGATCCAGCAGGCGCATTACCTGATGGGGCATGATCCGCTGCTTCTTTCGTTTATCGTGGTGATCATTGGCGGGCTAGGCAGCCTGCCGGGCACCATTGTTGCCGCGATCCTGATCGGGATGAGCGATGGCATCATCTCGGTGTTCTTTTCCCCGACCATTGCCAAGATCATTGCAACACTTCTGGTGGCGATGGTGCTGGTGTTCCGCCCGCAAGGCCTGCTGGGGAAGACCGCGCCATGA